Proteins co-encoded in one Campylobacter concisus genomic window:
- a CDS encoding ComEA family DNA-binding protein: MRIKILLCLVVASIAYGANLNTASKNELMELGLSKGQALNIIKYRKAHKFKSIDELEKVQGIGFNDMQKVKEKLNIKENAKVKKTEAKNSKGKKK, from the coding sequence ATGAGGATTAAAATTTTACTTTGTTTAGTAGTCGCAAGTATTGCATATGGCGCTAATCTAAATACAGCCAGCAAAAATGAGTTGATGGAACTTGGGCTAAGTAAAGGCCAGGCGTTAAACATTATAAAATACAGAAAAGCCCATAAATTTAAAAGCATCGATGAACTTGAGAAAGTTCAAGGCATCGGCTTTAACGATATGCAAAAAGTTAAAGAAAAACTTAACATAAAAGAGAATGCAAAAGTCAAAAAAACTGAAGCAAAAAACTCCAAAGGCAAGAAAAAATAA
- a CDS encoding 3-isopropylmalate dehydratase small subunit has product MNKVWKFGNNIDTDIIIAARYLNTSDENILAKHIMEDADPNFSAKIDKGDIIVAGENFGCGSSREHAPIALKAAGIGAVIAKSYARIFYRNSFNTGLLILEIKETDEINEGDELKIDVDNGAIVNLTSGKEYKFSPIPPFMQELLNAGGLIEYAKVKLD; this is encoded by the coding sequence ATGAATAAAGTTTGGAAATTCGGCAACAATATCGATACCGATATAATTATCGCCGCCAGATACTTAAATACTTCCGACGAAAATATCCTAGCAAAACATATAATGGAGGACGCCGATCCTAATTTTAGCGCCAAGATAGATAAGGGCGACATTATCGTAGCGGGCGAAAATTTCGGCTGCGGTAGCTCTCGCGAGCACGCTCCTATCGCACTTAAAGCTGCTGGCATTGGTGCGGTGATAGCTAAAAGCTATGCGAGAATTTTTTATAGAAATAGCTTTAATACGGGACTTTTGATACTGGAAATCAAAGAAACGGACGAGATAAACGAGGGCGACGAACTAAAAATAGACGTAGATAACGGCGCGATCGTAAATCTAACCAGCGGCAAAGAGTATAAATTTAGCCCTATACCGCCGTTTATGCAAGAGCTTCTAAACGCCGGCGGACTTATAGAATACGCAAAAGTAAAGTTGGATTAA
- a CDS encoding CiaD-like domain-containing protein: protein MKLDDIARMAISEVSAELEKIEALQSKKQEELERENLKKELLAIENNENALNNELKVEANLQNEQAFEVKEEPVSPIKNREVSEEKIFLANLAERIEVLFEGLKQTSEQNLASRLELTTKFLEFTLANIENRLQNLSK, encoded by the coding sequence ATGAAGCTTGATGATATCGCTAGAATGGCAATCAGTGAGGTTAGCGCTGAGCTTGAGAAAATAGAAGCATTGCAAAGTAAAAAGCAAGAAGAGCTCGAGCGTGAGAATCTAAAAAAAGAGCTTTTGGCCATAGAGAATAATGAAAATGCGCTAAATAACGAGCTAAAAGTTGAGGCAAATTTACAAAATGAGCAAGCATTTGAGGTAAAAGAGGAGCCAGTAAGTCCAATAAAAAATAGAGAGGTGAGCGAAGAGAAAATTTTCTTAGCAAACCTTGCTGAACGCATAGAAGTGCTTTTTGAAGGGCTTAAACAAACTAGTGAACAAAATCTTGCTTCAAGGCTTGAACTAACGACAAAATTTTTAGAATTTACCCTTGCAAATATCGAAAATAGACTCCAAAATCTCTCAAAATAA
- a CDS encoding endonuclease/exonuclease/phosphatase family protein has translation MRVVFALFFTILVAFASEISIATYNVQNLFDCKDDGSEYLDFKVGVSKWDCEAADSKLQRTRQVINALNTDIIALQEIENEQVLKALVSDSEYKFVSFTKEKNSPVGLGLISKLQPSSSEIFKVPNVKTRNILKVVFEVEGKKFSIFVNHFPTYKNGINMQKKAEKTLRTALGKEKNAIILGDFNSPFGQKSILNGIIATRNFYDLYKELEPKDRYSHAVHGKKRAIDHVLLSPSFMENGDLSYVGGSFEVFKPSFAVDEKGFAKSDLYSDHFALKFKISTDPSPAKKSFVSKIFKKDENKANKKTSEQNYKTADVDTLFDHPEAVPAVIEKAVVILKDKHGFIFSKNHRGIYVYDPKNSVIVGEELDILVRRMKIYKDALEVSSYEIINEHGTKDISENLLDVSQLSEARSGDVFAKISGRLERGYLHTPYGKIRVYSKKKLKDGEYNFENARVKIYKRENQIVVE, from the coding sequence TTGAGAGTAGTTTTTGCTTTGTTTTTTACCATTTTGGTGGCATTTGCGAGTGAAATTAGCATCGCAACTTATAATGTGCAAAATTTATTTGATTGCAAAGATGATGGTAGCGAGTATCTTGATTTTAAAGTAGGCGTATCAAAGTGGGACTGCGAGGCGGCTGATTCAAAACTACAAAGAACAAGACAAGTCATAAATGCACTAAATACAGACATTATCGCACTTCAAGAGATCGAAAATGAGCAGGTTTTAAAAGCTCTGGTAAGTGATAGCGAGTATAAATTCGTTAGTTTTACAAAGGAGAAAAATTCGCCTGTTGGGCTCGGGCTTATTTCAAAGTTGCAGCCAAGTAGCAGTGAAATTTTTAAAGTTCCAAACGTAAAGACGAGAAATATTCTAAAGGTTGTTTTTGAGGTAGAAGGTAAGAAATTTAGCATATTTGTAAATCACTTTCCAACTTATAAAAATGGCATAAATATGCAAAAAAAGGCTGAAAAAACGTTAAGAACGGCTCTGGGTAAAGAGAAAAATGCAATAATTTTGGGTGATTTTAACTCGCCCTTTGGACAAAAATCCATCCTAAATGGCATCATTGCAACGAGAAATTTTTATGATCTTTATAAAGAGCTTGAGCCAAAAGATAGATATTCTCACGCAGTACATGGCAAAAAAAGAGCGATCGATCATGTTTTACTTTCGCCTAGTTTTATGGAAAATGGCGATCTAAGCTATGTTGGTGGTAGTTTTGAAGTCTTTAAACCAAGCTTTGCAGTCGATGAAAAAGGCTTTGCAAAGAGCGACCTTTACTCAGATCACTTTGCGTTAAAGTTTAAAATTTCAACTGATCCAAGCCCAGCAAAAAAGAGCTTTGTAAGTAAAATTTTTAAAAAAGATGAAAACAAAGCTAACAAAAAAACAAGTGAGCAAAACTATAAGACGGCTGATGTGGATACGCTTTTTGATCACCCAGAGGCAGTGCCAGCAGTGATTGAAAAAGCGGTTGTTATCTTAAAAGATAAGCATGGCTTTATCTTCTCGAAAAATCACCGTGGAATTTATGTTTATGATCCTAAAAATAGCGTTATTGTAGGCGAAGAGCTAGATATTTTAGTAAGGCGAATGAAAATTTATAAAGATGCGCTTGAAGTCAGCTCTTATGAGATCATAAATGAGCATGGCACAAAAGATATTAGCGAAAATTTACTAGATGTATCGCAACTAAGTGAAGCTAGAAGTGGCGATGTCTTTGCTAAAATTTCGGGCAGACTAGAGAGGGGCTATCTGCATACACCATACGGTAAGATCAGGGTTTATAGCAAGAAAAAGCTAAAAGATGGCGAGTATAATTTTGAAAATGCGAGAGTTAAAATTTATAAGAGAGAAAACCAAATCGTTGTGGAGTAG
- a CDS encoding CCA tRNA nucleotidyltransferase has protein sequence MQISKIDSKISQNKPLDGSKNEIKIKNKIYKNSELDFFRSLFAPFTSRVYLVGGCVRDAFLGREIYDYDIEVYDIEPTKFNELMASIGASGVGKSYFIYKYKNYDIGLPRSESKTGNSHKDFAVSYINDPKMASLRRDFTINAMMMNIFNGEILDFHGGKKDLESKTLRHIDSEKFKEDPLRVLRGVQFSARLDFSIADETLALMKSLSLEHLSRDRINTELIKFFRAKHLEKGAYYLFELGLFKEIFGMQISMDDGFLSDLKSAREFVDDERLFLYLLFGKFELDAKEILEKICLPKSYFSILKQPYFKDMPSDKELMQIALNMPIKSWFGAYNKERIERAKKLGIYEMKFDAKVDVAEILSAGFKNEEIAKEIKRRQEFEISKYLSEHKPRKE, from the coding sequence TTGCAAATATCGAAAATAGACTCCAAAATCTCTCAAAATAAGCCATTAGACGGCTCAAAAAATGAGATAAAAATCAAAAATAAAATTTATAAAAATAGCGAGCTAGACTTTTTTAGATCGCTATTTGCCCCATTTACTTCACGTGTCTATCTAGTTGGTGGCTGCGTGAGAGATGCATTTTTGGGGCGAGAAATTTATGATTATGACATCGAGGTTTATGATATTGAGCCTACTAAATTTAATGAGCTAATGGCTAGCATAGGTGCTAGCGGAGTTGGCAAAAGCTACTTCATCTATAAATACAAAAACTACGACATTGGGCTTCCAAGAAGCGAGAGCAAAACTGGAAATTCACACAAAGACTTTGCAGTAAGCTATATTAACGATCCCAAAATGGCGAGCCTTAGGCGAGATTTTACGATAAATGCCATGATGATGAATATCTTTAATGGAGAAATTTTAGACTTTCATGGCGGCAAAAAGGACCTTGAAAGCAAAACACTAAGACACATCGATAGTGAGAAATTTAAAGAAGATCCGCTAAGGGTGCTACGTGGCGTGCAGTTTAGCGCGAGGCTTGATTTTAGCATAGCTGATGAGACGCTAGCTCTTATGAAAAGCCTTAGTTTGGAGCATCTAAGCAGAGATAGGATAAATACTGAGCTTATTAAATTTTTTCGCGCAAAGCATCTAGAAAAAGGAGCTTACTATCTCTTTGAGCTTGGACTTTTTAAAGAAATTTTTGGTATGCAAATTTCTATGGACGATGGGTTTTTAAGCGATCTTAAGAGTGCTAGAGAATTTGTGGATGATGAGAGGCTATTTTTGTATCTTTTGTTTGGCAAATTTGAGCTTGACGCAAAGGAAATTTTAGAGAAAATATGTCTACCAAAGAGCTATTTTTCTATCTTAAAGCAGCCTTATTTTAAGGACATGCCAAGCGATAAAGAGCTAATGCAAATAGCTCTAAATATGCCTATAAAATCATGGTTTGGAGCTTATAATAAAGAGCGGATAGAGCGTGCCAAGAAGCTTGGAATTTATGAGATGAAATTTGACGCGAAAGTTGATGTGGCAGAAATTTTATCAGCTGGTTTTAAAAACGAAGAGATCGCAAAAGAGATAAAACGTAGGCAAGAGTTTGAAATTTCAAAATATCTAAGCGAGCATAAGCCTAGAAAAGAGTAG
- a CDS encoding DUF2892 domain-containing protein — translation MVSVKSRIIRVVLGLIFTVAVWYFYESYWALIGLIPIIVGVTGFCPACKFLGRCSLNLKK, via the coding sequence ATGGTAAGCGTAAAAAGTAGAATTATTAGGGTCGTACTGGGGCTAATTTTTACGGTAGCGGTTTGGTATTTTTACGAGAGCTACTGGGCGTTAATCGGGTTAATCCCGATTATCGTCGGCGTTACGGGTTTTTGCCCGGCGTGTAAATTCTTGGGCAGGTGTTCTTTAAATTTAAAAAAATAA
- the leuB gene encoding 3-isopropylmalate dehydrogenase: protein MREYKICVIKGDGIGPEIIDEAIKILDVVSAEFGIKFEYDYKLMGGAAYDVFGVPLPDETLNSALNSDAVLFGAIGGEKWDNLPRHLRPESGLLKIRKELEAYANLRPAIVFDELVDASTLKPEVLRGVDFVVVRELTGGLYFGQPREKGEDRAFNTMVYSKFEIERIAKIAFETAMLRKKKVCMVDKANVLETSQLWREVTSEVAKNYPEVELSFMYVDNAAMQLVRAPANFDVILTENLFGDILSDEASMVCGSIGLLPSASMGGKVGIYEPIHGSAPDIAGQGIANPIATILSAAMMLRYAFSENEAADAIENAVKEALAKGYRTKDIAAFNAVEICSTSEIGDVIAGFIKK, encoded by the coding sequence ATGAGAGAATATAAAATTTGTGTTATAAAAGGCGATGGTATCGGTCCTGAGATCATAGATGAGGCGATAAAAATTTTAGATGTCGTTAGCGCTGAGTTTGGGATAAAATTTGAGTACGACTACAAGCTTATGGGTGGTGCAGCTTATGATGTATTTGGTGTGCCTTTGCCAGATGAGACGCTTAACTCTGCTCTAAACTCTGATGCTGTGCTTTTTGGGGCGATCGGTGGCGAGAAGTGGGATAATTTGCCAAGACATCTAAGGCCAGAGAGTGGGCTTTTAAAGATTAGAAAAGAGCTTGAAGCTTATGCAAATTTACGCCCAGCCATCGTTTTTGATGAGCTAGTGGATGCTAGCACGCTAAAGCCAGAGGTTTTAAGAGGAGTCGATTTTGTCGTGGTTCGTGAGCTAACAGGCGGACTTTATTTTGGGCAGCCACGTGAAAAAGGCGAAGATAGAGCGTTTAATACGATGGTTTATTCTAAATTTGAGATCGAGCGTATAGCAAAGATCGCTTTTGAAACAGCAATGCTTCGCAAGAAAAAGGTATGTATGGTCGATAAGGCAAATGTGCTTGAGACAAGCCAGCTTTGGCGTGAGGTGACTAGCGAAGTGGCTAAAAATTACCCTGAAGTAGAGCTTAGCTTTATGTATGTCGATAACGCAGCGATGCAGCTAGTAAGAGCCCCAGCAAATTTTGATGTCATACTTACTGAAAATTTATTCGGCGACATCTTAAGCGATGAGGCGAGTATGGTCTGTGGCTCGATAGGACTTTTGCCAAGTGCTAGTATGGGCGGTAAAGTGGGAATTTATGAACCAATTCACGGCTCAGCTCCAGACATCGCAGGGCAGGGTATAGCAAATCCAATTGCAACAATTTTAAGTGCAGCGATGATGCTAAGATACGCATTTAGTGAAAATGAAGCCGCAGATGCGATAGAAAATGCTGTGAAAGAGGCGCTTGCAAAAGGTTACAGAACAAAAGATATCGCCGCTTTTAATGCAGTTGAAATTTGCTCAACTAGCGAGATAGGCGATGTTATCGCAGGATTTATCAAAAAATGA
- a CDS encoding DUF2892 domain-containing protein → MSVLDKTIRLIIAATWFFIFGFICDCWLWTVGLIPLLTGYYGYCPLYKIFKKR, encoded by the coding sequence ATGAGCGTTTTAGATAAAACTATACGTTTGATTATAGCGGCGACTTGGTTTTTTATTTTCGGATTTATTTGCGACTGCTGGTTGTGGACGGTCGGACTAATTCCACTTTTAACGGGATATTACGGTTACTGCCCGCTTTATAAAATTTTTAAAAAAAGGTAA
- a CDS encoding tRNA (cytidine(34)-2'-O)-methyltransferase — MFNIVLVHPQIPQNTGAIGRMCVNANLKLHIVKPTVFDLSEKAVRRAGLDYWKILNPKIWDSLEEFLEANLSHKDRFFFATTKTNRLYYEARFKPGDFIFFGGESTGLPREFMDINFKNAITIPMGKEGRSLNLAMSAGIIAYEAIRQNITEFDFRSEI, encoded by the coding sequence ATGTTTAACATAGTCTTAGTTCATCCTCAGATACCGCAAAATACTGGAGCTATCGGTAGAATGTGCGTTAATGCAAATTTAAAGCTACATATCGTTAAACCCACCGTGTTTGATCTGAGTGAAAAGGCTGTTAGACGAGCAGGGCTTGACTACTGGAAAATTTTAAATCCAAAAATTTGGGATAGTTTGGAAGAATTTTTAGAAGCAAACTTAAGCCACAAGGATAGATTTTTCTTCGCTACCACAAAGACAAATAGGCTTTACTATGAGGCTAGGTTTAAACCAGGAGATTTTATATTTTTTGGTGGTGAGAGTACTGGGCTGCCAAGAGAATTTATGGATATAAATTTTAAAAACGCCATAACCATACCAATGGGGAAAGAGGGCAGGAGCTTAAATTTAGCTATGAGTGCTGGCATTATCGCTTATGAGGCGATCAGGCAAAATATCACTGAATTTGACTTTAGGAGTGAGATTTGA
- a CDS encoding phosphoethanolamine transferase, translating into MLNINKFKSISFLKFLILFTAYIFFINYIFLYEGVLSGFLQNNQFSFSIFFFLIFAIVFILVFASIFCILFVPFLLKPVTIILILASGISAYFMQAYGVIIDKNMLLNVLHTDTKEAFSYFSTGLVFWIIITTILPCVYVAFVKINYGSFKNELKLRAKIISFSIVVTAIIFSLTSKIFIPFFREHSNLRTALLPYYPIYSAIKLVKSIIQKPLPFTYVADDAVLADDKKKILVLIVGETQRSRNYSLNGYAKNDTNKFTKQKGVVSFTNFYSCGTATETSVPCLFSDLKRENFSNREAKARENLVDIINKLGIKTYFFGNNSGGCKGVCDNLDQNHTSDHRAEGFDEVIFDEAKKVIKDVNSTTFIVLHLQGSHGPIYYKGYPSKFKEFTPTCDTVELNKCTPDEIANTYDNTILYEDYLQSELINALEARKDKFEVAMFFFSDHGESLGENGIYLHGLPYSIAPDEQKHIPAIIFSSDSELLKRLKSKRNESFSHDFIFSSVLGYFGIKTKTYEPEFDIFR; encoded by the coding sequence ATGCTAAATATTAATAAATTTAAAAGTATCAGTTTTTTAAAGTTTCTGATTTTATTTACTGCTTACATATTTTTTATAAATTATATATTTTTATACGAAGGCGTTCTTTCAGGCTTTCTACAAAATAATCAATTCTCTTTTTCTATATTCTTTTTTCTTATATTTGCAATTGTCTTTATCTTAGTTTTCGCTAGTATTTTTTGTATTTTATTTGTACCTTTTTTACTAAAGCCAGTTACAATTATTTTGATTTTAGCAAGTGGCATATCTGCTTACTTTATGCAAGCATATGGTGTTATTATAGATAAAAATATGTTATTAAACGTCCTACACACCGATACCAAAGAAGCCTTTAGTTACTTTAGCACAGGTTTAGTTTTTTGGATAATTATTACAACCATCTTACCTTGCGTATATGTAGCATTTGTAAAGATTAACTATGGTAGTTTCAAAAATGAGCTTAAATTAAGAGCAAAAATTATCTCATTTTCTATAGTTGTGACAGCTATTATATTTTCATTAACGTCTAAAATTTTTATACCATTTTTTAGAGAACACTCGAATTTAAGAACCGCATTGCTCCCATACTATCCCATCTACTCAGCTATAAAACTAGTAAAATCGATCATACAAAAACCACTACCTTTTACCTATGTAGCAGATGATGCGGTACTAGCTGATGATAAAAAGAAAATTTTAGTTTTGATAGTTGGCGAGACGCAAAGAAGCAGAAACTACTCACTAAATGGCTACGCCAAAAATGATACGAATAAATTTACTAAACAAAAAGGTGTGGTAAGTTTTACAAATTTCTACTCATGTGGAACAGCCACGGAGACTAGCGTGCCTTGCTTATTTTCAGACTTAAAGCGAGAAAATTTTAGCAACCGCGAAGCAAAAGCTCGTGAAAATTTAGTTGATATCATCAACAAACTTGGAATAAAAACATACTTTTTTGGCAACAATAGCGGCGGCTGCAAGGGCGTTTGCGACAATCTTGATCAAAACCATACTTCAGATCATAGAGCAGAAGGCTTTGATGAAGTGATATTTGATGAGGCCAAAAAGGTCATCAAAGATGTAAATTCCACCACCTTTATCGTGCTACATCTGCAAGGCTCGCACGGCCCTATCTACTACAAAGGCTACCCAAGCAAATTTAAAGAATTTACCCCAACTTGTGATACTGTCGAGCTAAATAAATGCACGCCAGATGAGATAGCAAACACCTATGATAACACTATTTTATACGAGGACTATCTACAAAGCGAGCTGATAAATGCCCTTGAAGCAAGAAAAGATAAATTTGAAGTAGCCATGTTCTTTTTCTCAGATCACGGAGAGAGCCTAGGTGAAAATGGCATATATTTGCATGGTCTACCTTACTCTATCGCTCCAGATGAACAAAAACACATCCCAGCCATCATCTTTTCAAGCGATAGTGAGCTTTTGAAAAGACTAAAAAGTAAAAGAAACGAAAGCTTTTCGCATGATTTTATATTTAGCTCAGTTCTTGGATATTTTGGAATAAAAACTAAGACTTATGAGCCAGAATTTGATATTTTTAGGTAG
- the glyS gene encoding glycine--tRNA ligase subunit beta, with protein sequence MKELLLEIGVEELPAIPFLRELPNINAKWQAVLEKYNLVSPFKFYYTPRRLVFFHEKFPQSQPDSVASFIGAPKQVALKDGVFTKAALSFTNKCGIDESELKFKEIDGKEVLYYEKEVKGEPVARIMGDMVEEFLKSLNFGKSMRWGNGEFEFIRPIRSFLCLLGDEVIKFNKFGVESSDSTYPHRSISYDKIKISNIKEYFEGSKSRGVVLEADEREKIILDEFEKISQKSGLKIEIDKDLLAEVVAITEYPTALLGSFEEEFLEVPSEVIITSMKENQRYFPVFKDGKLANGFVVVSNAITQEHSLIIKGNEKVLRARLSDAMFFWQSDLAHEFGPEKLKNITYLKELGSIYEKELRELKVAKKLASNYDELLKKEVGEYAAKLERAVMLSKADLTTQMVYEFTELQGIMGAYYAKAKNEDENVVLAIKEQYLPDGEEAQCPSKVFSSVVALSNKLDTLMGLFSIGKIPSGTKDPYALRRAANGVIKIVLAHNLKFNVKEILEDIAKDYKKFDIEVLINFILDRLYTFFDANASIVKACIKSGEKDILELTKMIETLAKISSEPSFRENFSTFKRLANIIKDDKFSKVDESLFEIDAEKTLDDAFKAVDKRLAYEPRLKALFALKPQIDEFFDKVMINVENEKVRNNRVAIIGQIYSEILKVADIKEISF encoded by the coding sequence ATGAAAGAGTTATTATTAGAAATTGGAGTTGAGGAGCTTCCAGCGATACCCTTTTTAAGGGAGCTGCCAAATATCAATGCTAAATGGCAGGCTGTGCTTGAAAAATATAATCTTGTAAGTCCTTTTAAATTTTATTATACGCCGCGTCGTTTGGTCTTTTTTCATGAGAAATTTCCACAATCTCAGCCTGACAGCGTGGCTAGCTTTATCGGTGCACCAAAGCAAGTTGCGCTAAAAGACGGAGTCTTTACGAAAGCTGCGCTTAGCTTTACAAATAAATGCGGTATAGACGAGAGTGAGCTTAAATTTAAAGAGATAGACGGCAAAGAGGTGCTCTACTACGAAAAAGAGGTAAAAGGCGAGCCGGTTGCTAGGATAATGGGCGACATGGTTGAAGAGTTTTTAAAGAGTCTTAACTTTGGCAAGTCTATGCGCTGGGGCAACGGCGAGTTTGAGTTTATTCGCCCGATAAGATCGTTTTTGTGTTTACTTGGCGATGAGGTTATAAAATTTAATAAATTTGGCGTAGAGAGCAGTGATTCAACCTATCCGCACAGAAGTATTAGCTATGACAAGATAAAAATTTCAAACATAAAAGAGTATTTTGAAGGCTCAAAGAGCCGTGGTGTCGTGCTTGAGGCAGATGAGAGAGAAAAAATAATTCTTGATGAGTTTGAAAAAATTAGCCAAAAAAGTGGGCTAAAGATCGAGATCGATAAAGACTTGTTAGCTGAAGTCGTGGCGATCACCGAGTATCCGACAGCACTTCTTGGCTCGTTTGAAGAGGAATTTTTGGAGGTACCAAGCGAGGTTATCATCACTTCAATGAAGGAAAATCAGCGCTACTTCCCAGTCTTTAAAGATGGCAAGCTCGCAAATGGCTTTGTAGTTGTTAGCAACGCCATAACGCAGGAGCATTCGCTAATCATCAAAGGTAACGAAAAGGTGCTAAGAGCAAGGCTAAGTGATGCAATGTTCTTTTGGCAAAGCGACCTAGCGCACGAATTTGGCCCAGAAAAACTAAAAAATATAACCTATCTAAAAGAGCTTGGAAGTATCTATGAAAAAGAGCTTAGAGAGTTAAAAGTGGCTAAAAAACTTGCTAGCAACTACGATGAGCTACTTAAAAAAGAGGTTGGCGAGTACGCGGCTAAGCTAGAGCGAGCTGTGATGCTAAGCAAGGCCGATCTTACAACGCAGATGGTTTATGAGTTTACCGAGCTTCAAGGCATCATGGGTGCTTACTACGCAAAGGCAAAAAATGAGGATGAAAACGTCGTTTTAGCTATAAAAGAGCAGTATTTGCCAGATGGTGAGGAGGCGCAGTGCCCAAGCAAGGTATTTAGCTCGGTTGTGGCGCTTTCAAATAAGCTTGATACACTAATGGGACTTTTTAGTATCGGTAAAATTCCAAGTGGCACCAAAGACCCATACGCTCTAAGGCGTGCGGCAAATGGCGTGATAAAGATCGTTTTGGCGCATAATTTGAAATTTAACGTAAAAGAAATTTTAGAAGATATCGCAAAAGACTACAAGAAATTTGACATTGAAGTGCTTATAAATTTCATCCTTGATAGGCTTTACACTTTCTTTGACGCAAATGCTTCTATCGTAAAAGCGTGCATAAAAAGCGGCGAAAAGGATATCTTGGAGCTAACAAAGATGATAGAAACACTTGCTAAAATTTCTAGCGAGCCAAGCTTTAGAGAGAATTTCTCTACATTTAAGCGCCTTGCAAACATTATAAAAGATGATAAATTTAGCAAGGTTGATGAGAGTCTCTTTGAGATAGATGCTGAAAAAACCCTAGATGATGCATTTAAAGCGGTCGATAAGCGCCTAGCGTATGAGCCAAGACTAAAAGCGCTATTTGCTCTAAAACCGCAGATCGATGAGTTTTTTGATAAAGTTATGATAAACGTTGAAAACGAGAAGGTACGAAACAACCGCGTCGCAATAATCGGTCAAATTTATAGCGAGATACTAAAAGTAGCTGATATAAAAGAGATCAGCTTTTAA